TTAGCCAGGATTGTGACCCCGCGTGGTGCAATGCGGTTGATCTGCACCAGCGGCGTGTTACCTATGGAATGGGCGTTGTCAGCGTAGATGCGGCTCATGGCAGTGTCCTTATGCGCGATATCGAATGGGCAAAGCCTATGCTGCGAACTTGTGTGCGTCCAGTGCAGCGAACGGATGCGAAACCGGGCAGTCAACAGTTTTAAGGAAACGGAGGCTTTCATCATGAAACGTCGATATAGCGTCGCGCTGTGGACTGTTGTTGGCATCGTCGTCTTGCTAGTTGCGGTGCAAATCGCCTTGCCTTATGTGGTGCGCAACTACCTGAACGAAAAACTCGCCGACATGGGCGATTACCGGGGCCAGGTTACCGACGTCGATCTGGCATTGTGGCGCGGCGCTTATAAAATCAACGGGCTCGACATCGTTAAAGTCTCAGGCAAGGTTCCTGTTCCGTTCGTAAAAATTCCGATCATTGATCTGGCTGTGAGCTGGCATTCGTTGTGGTACGACCATGCTGTGGTTGCCCGCGTGCGCTTTGTCAATCCCGAGCTTAACTTCGTTGACGGCGGCGACAACAAGGAAGCGTCCCAAACCGGTCAAGGTACTGACTGGCGCGCCCAGTTGAATAAGCTATTGCCAATCACCCTCAACGAAGTTCGCATCAGTGACGGTAAAATCACTTTCAACAATTTCACCTCAACCCCGAAAGTCAAAATCGAAGCCGATAAAGTCAATGCAAGTTTTTACAACTTGACCAACGTGGCGGACGCCAAAGGCCAGCGAGAGGCTCGGTTTTCAGGAAAAGCGTTGTTGATGGGCAAGGCGCCGTTGGACACTGCAGCAACGTTTGATCCGTTCAGTAATTTCGAAGACTTCGATTTCCGCCTACGCGCTACTGGAATCGAATTGAAAAGCCTTAACGATTTTGCGTCTGCCTATGGAAAATTCGATTTCAACGCGGGCAACGGCGACCTTGTGATCCAGGCAAAGGCAGTCAAAGGGCAACTCAGCGGCTATATCAAACCGTTGCTGCGCAATGTTGAGGTGTTCAACTGGCAGCAGGATGTAGCGAACCAAAACAAGGGTTTTTTCCGCTCCGTTTGGGAAGCCGTGGTGGGCGCCAGCCAAGCAGTGCTGAAAAACCAGAAAAAAAATCAGTTTGCAACACGCGTTGACCTCAGTGGCAGTGTGCATAACCAGAACATCAGCGCATTTCAGGCGTTTTTGCAGATCCTGCACAATGGCTTTATCCAGGCATTCAATACCCATTACGACAACGGTAAAAACCCTTGATAGCGCTGAGTCAAAATGTGACGCGGCATTCAGAGACTGAATGCCGCGTCTGCGTTCACAGTCGCCCGAACTGCGCGTTATAGTCCCCACATTGAGCTGCCCCTATTTACGCCCTTCGCGGCGACTCCGTTTGAGGATTCCAAGATGAAGTTTGAAGGCACCAGCGCCTACGTCGCCACTGACGACCTGAAGCTTGCGGTCAACGCAGCCATCACTCTGGAACGCCCCCTGCTGGTCAAAGGCGAACCTGGCACCGGCAAAACCATGTTGGCCGAGCAACTGGCCGAATCGTTTGGTGCCCGGCTAATTACTTGGCACATCAAGTCCACCACCAAAGCCCATCAAGGCCTCTACGAGTACGACGCGGTGAGCCGACTGCGCGATTCGCAGTTGGGTGTGGATAAAGTCCACGACGTGCGCAATTACTTGAAGAAAGGCAAATTGTGGGAAGCCTTTGAGGCAGAAGAACGGGTCATTTTGCTGATTGATGAAATCGACAAGGCCGATATCGAATTCCCTAACGACCTGCTGCAAGAACTCGACAAGATGGAGTTCTATGTTTATGAGATCGACGAGACGATCAAAGCGAAAATCCGTCCGATCATCATCATTACCTCCAACAATGAAAAGGAACTGCCAGACGCGTTCTTGCGCCGCTGCTTCTTTCATTACATTGCCTTCCCGGATCGCGTCACGTTGCAAAAAATCGTCGACGTGCATTATCCGAATATCAAAAAAGAGTTAGTTAGCGAAGCCTTGGACGTGTTCTTCGACGTGCGCAAAGTTCCTGGTTTGAAGAAAAAGCCGTCAACCTCGGAACTGGTCGATTGGCTGAAGTTGTTGATGGCCGACAACATTGGCGAAGCGGTATTGCGTGAGCGTGATCCCACCAAAGCGATTCCGCCGCTGGCGGGTGCGCTGGTCAAGAACGAGCAAGACGTGCAATTGCTCGAACGCTTGGCTTTCATGAGCCGTCGCGGCAACCGCTGAATTGAACCACGCTGCCCAAACCGCTCAGCGTTCAGACACACGACATCAAGGGCGACAGTCATGCTGCTCAACCTGTTTAATGAAATGCGTGCAGCCAAAGTGCCGGTCTCGGTCCGTGAGCTGCTCGACCTGATTAACGCCCTTAAACAGCGGGTCACCTTCGCTGACATGGACGAGTTCTACTTTCTCGCCCGCACGATTCTGGTCAAGGATGAACGTCACTTCGACAAGTTCGACCGTGCGTTCGGCGCCTATTTCAACGGCCTGGAAAAACTCGACGATCATCTAAAAGCGTTGATTCCGGAAGATTGGCTGCGCAAGGAGTTCGAGCGTTCGCTGAGTGAAGAAGAACGGGCACAGATCCAGACCTTGGGCGGCCTGGACAAGCTGATCGAGGAGTTTAAGAAACGCCTGGAAGAGCAAAAAGAACGTCACGCCGGTGGCAATAAATGGATCGGCACAGGCGGCACTAGCCCTTTCGGTTCAGGCGGGTATAACCCGGAAGGCATCCGGGTCGGCAACGCGGGCGCACGCCAAGGCAAAGCGGTGAAAGTCTGGGAGCAACGCGAATATAAAAACCTCGACGATTCGGTTGAGCTGGGTACTCGAAACATCAAGATCGCCCTGCGCCGCCTGCGCAAATTTGCCCGCCAGGGTGCCGCTGAAGAGCTGGATATTGACGGCACCATCGATCACACCGCCCGCGACGCCGGTTTGTTAAACATACAAATGCGCCCGGAACGCCGTAACACTATCAAGTTGCTATTGTTGTTCGACATCGGCGGCTCAATGGACGCTCACGTCAAAACCTGTGAAGAACTGTTTTCCGCGTGCAAGACCGAGTTCAAACACTTGGAGTACTTTTATTTTCACAACTTCATTTATGAATCAGTGTGGAAGAACAACTTGCGCCGCAGCTCTGAATCCACTGCCACCCAGGATCTGCTGAACAAATACGGCGCCGATTACAAGGTAATCTTCATCGGCGACGCCGCCATGGCACCCTACGAAATCACTCAGGCTGGCGGCAGCGTCGAACACTGGAATGAAGAGCCCGGCTACGCTTGGATGCAACGCTTCAAAGAGAAATACAAAAAGCTCATCTGGATCAATCCGTACCCGAAAGACACTTGGGCCTACAGCACATCGACCAACATCGTCCGAGACTTGATCGACGATCAGATGTATCCACTGACGTTACGCGGGCTGGAAGAAGGGATGCGGTTTTTGGCAAAGTGAAATGAAAACCCCTTGCAGGAGTGAACTTGTTCGCGAGGCGGTGTCCCTTATCTAAGAAACTATAAGGTCTCGGGGGACGCCGACCGCTACGCCCTTCGTTTCTCCACCCCGGCCATTGGTTTATGTACTCTCAGGGTAATGAGGACCGCGGTATCGGCGGCCTTAAAGGAAATAAAGTCCGCCTCGTACAAACAGTCGAGGAAGATTAATGTGGCCCGCTAAACACCTGCAAATAGCGCACATGTTGCTTATGCGCGGTGTTTTGCACTATTGGCTTTAATCGGATAACGCTGCCCGGCAGGCATTGCGCCAATCTCGCCAACGACAACGGTGTCAACGCGCCCAGTCGGGGATATCCGCCGATGGTTTGTCGGTCGTTGAGCAGGACGATGGGTTGGCCGTCCGGGGGGATTTGTAGGGCGCCCAGCGGAATGCCTTCGGAAATCATCGGCGCACCCAGATAGGTCAACTCCGGCCCGAGTAAGCGAATGCCCATGCGGTCGGCGCGGGTGTCGAGGGTCCAGTCGCTGTTGAAGGCGTCGAACAGGCTTAATCCGCTGAATTGACCAATTTGAGCGCCCAGTACGACGTCTAACAAGGTGTTCACACCAAAATCTGGAATCTGTTGGCTGGGTAACACTCGCAGCACGAAAGCGGCGCCGGAGTAGCTTAGCCGGTCACCTTTGCCCAGCGGCTTACCCAAGCCGTCAAGGCCGCCAAGTTCTTCGCGTACCACGGTCGAGCAACTGCCCAACACCGCTGGCGCCGTGAAACCACCCGGTGCCGCCAAATAGGCACGGGCACCGACGATGGGCCGGTTAAAGCGTAATCGCTGGCCTTTGCCCATAAAAAAACTGCGCCATGGCTTAAGTGGCCGGTTGTCGAGCATGGCGTCGAGATCGGCGCCCGCCAACGCCAGGCAGCAATCCTCCTCGGCGAGCAAGGACAAACCACCCAGGGTCACTTCGATCACGGCGGCGTCCAGCGGGTTGCCCAGCAGCTTATTGGCCCATGACATCGAAACCCAATCCGCCGCCCCGCCCTGGGTTACGCCCAAATGCCGCACGCCGAAACGACCGGCGTCTTGCAGCAGGCACAGCGACGTACTGGTTTCGATCAACAACGCGCTCATGCCTGGCCCGTCAATGGCGTGTCGTCGCCACCCAAGCGAATAAACTCAGCGTGGTCGATAGACGAGAAGCTCACCCTATCCCCAGGCCGCATCAAGCTATATCCCTCGCGCTGCCGATCAAACAGGGTACTAGGCGTGCGGCCAATCAAGTTCCAGCCACCGGGCGACACCACTGGGTAAGCAGCCGTCTGACGTTCAGCGATCCCAACGCTGCCCGCTGCGACGCGTTTGCGCGGGGTGTTTAAACGCGGTGCGGCAATGATTTCCTCGACCAACCCCATGAAGGCGAAGCCCGGGGCGAAGCCTAAGGCAAACACTTGATACTCGCGATGACTGTGACAGGCGATGACATCACGAATGTTCAACCCGCTGCGTTTTGCAAGCAGACCCAGTTCCGGCCCGACGCTCAGGTCGTACCAGACGGGCAACACATGGTGCGTGCCAGTGGCGTGAGGGTCTGGCGCCAAGTGAGCCAGCGCGCCGTGTATCAACTCGCTGGCTTGATTCGGGTTCAGTCGGGTCAGGTCGTAATGAATCATCAGCGTGGTGTAAGACGGCACCAGATCGATCAAATCGCTCGCAAAATGCTCGCGCAAACGTGCCGCAGCAGCGAGCATCCACGGCATGTTAGCTTCGTCGATGACATCGAACAGCCTCACCATGAGGCAGTCGATAGCCGCCACTTCGATCCGCACTTTCATGACAACAGGTGCTCACCCAACGCCTGTCGAATACGTTTCACCGCAGCCACCGAGCTGGCGTTGTCGCCATGCACACACAAGGTGTCGGAGGTCAGTAGCAGGTCGCTGCCATCTGAGGCACGCAGAGGCTGGCCGTGCGCCAGAGTAAGTGCCTGGGCAATTATCGTTTCAGGGTCGTGATGAACGGCGCCCGGCAGTTGCCGTGATACCAAATGGCCCGAGCTGTCGTAGGCCCGGTCAGCAAAGGTTTCGAACCACAACGTCACACCGAACTCATCGCCCACCGCTTGCGCGGTACTGTTGTCGCGAGTGGACAGGAGCATTAGCGGCAATTGGACGTCGTAGCGCGCGATGGCTTGGATGACGGTACGCAACTGCTCGGGTTTGGCCATCATGTCGTTGTACATCGCCCCATGCGGTTTGACGTACTGCACACGACTGCCCTGCGCCCGGCAAATGCCGTCCAACGCGCCGATCTGATAATGCAGGAGATCCTCGAGCTCAGCTGCGCTGCAGGCCATCGACCGCCGGCCAAAACCTACCAAATCGGGATAAGCCGGGTGCGCGCCAATAGTCACGTTATGAGACAACGCCAGGCTAACGGTTTTTCGCATGACACTCGGATCACCGGCGTGGAAGCCGCAAGCGATATTGGCACAGTCGATGAACGGCATAACCTCAGCGTCCAGACCCATAGTCCAGGCGCCGTAGCTTTCACCGATGTCACAATTCAATAACAGGCGACCCAAAGGAAATCTCCAGTGTGCGGTGAACGTTTCAGGTGGCTACCAAGATCACTTCAGGAGCCAATTTGCGGGCGATAAAGGCAGCGCTGCAGCTATTTGGATATACCGCGTTGCCTGCCTCGCCAACAGTTGACGCCTACAGCGGGTTAGATTGCACTCTACCTATCCCGCTCCAGCACCGGCGTTTTGCGCCGTCCGCCGAAGATCACCCAGCCGATCAGCAAGAAGAAGCTTTCTACGACCAGAGCCAGCAGTAAAGCGCAAACGATACCCCAGGCAATCACTTCCGGGACCAATAGCACCTGGTAGGTATAAGCTTTAAACGTTTCCCGACGAATGTCCGGGTTGGCAGATGTCGCCACATGCCACGCACGGGCGTACCACGGGGCTTGCATCGCCTGCCACTCTTGATCTAGTGCCTGATTGCGCATTAACAATTGATTAAGACTGTCGGCATCACTGCGAAAGACCGGGTCATCGCTGGCACGATAGTGCGCAACTAACGCCTGTAGATCACCGTTGAAAAAGTGCTGTGCCGTGTCTGTGTAACCCTTGAGGCCTTGTTGCGCCTCGATCAGGTGCGCTTCGACACGCTTGGTATAGTCGCTGATAAAACCCGGGATTTGCACCCCCATCAACAAGCCCGCAGTGAACAGCACTAATCGCAGATAGCTTCGCAGCATAGGTCCTTCTCCTTCAGGCTTTGCCGTGGGCTACGCGTTCACCGCGACGCCATAAATTCCACTCTCCCGGCTCATACCGCGTCCAGGTTTCATTCTCGGTCAGCGGTTCAGTCGCCATAACTGTGACAACGTCGTTGGCGGTAGTTTCAGCCTGGAAATCGACGATCACATCGACGTCTTTCAATCGCGCCGGACCGAAGGGTGCCCGGCGGGTAATATGAGCCAGTTTGGTGGAGCAGAAACAGAATAACCAATCACCGTCGCTGAGCAGGCAATTGAATACGCCTTTGTTGCGGTAGTCAGCACAAGCGTCGACCAGCGAGGGAAGCAACTGTTCGATCTCGACCGGTTCCGGGAACGCCTCACGCACCCGATTGAGCAGGTCGCAGAACGCCGCTTCGCTGTCGGTATCGCCCACCGGTCGATAGAAAGTAGCGCGAGGTTTGAAGTCCGCCAACTGACCGTTGTGCGCGAAGCACCAATTGCGGCCCCACAACTCACGGGCAAACGGATGGGTATTGGCCAAGCAGACCTTGCCGACATTGGCCTGCCGAATATGGCCAATCACGACTTCACTTTTGATCGGATAACGCTGCACCAGTTGCGCAACTTGCGATTCGCTGCTGGCGGCTGGGTCTTGAAACAGACGCAAACCACGGCCTTCGTAAAAGGCGATGCCCCAACCGTCTCGATGCGGACCGGTTCGGCCGCCGCGCTGCATCAGCCCGGTGAAGCTGAACACGATATCGGTTGGGACGTTGGCGCTCATGCCTAATAGTTCACACATGCTCACTCTCGCTTCAATACGTTTAGCACTGCGGGGTGCGCCTGAGGCGGTCAGGCGCGGTGCCAACGAAGCGATATCTACAGGCGCGGCTCAACCCGTACACGGCTGCTTGCGCTGGGAGGTGCTGCGGGTTTGCGAGCGAATCGGTCATCGTCGACAGCAGCAAAAGGTTCGTCATCGGTCGGCAAAGAAGCTGCGTTTGCGGTGGGAGCCTTAGGCTGGCTGGCCCGGCGGCGCCTTTCTATGGGCCAGCGAATCAGTATGTAAATGATATAAAGACCTGCGGCGATGATGGCGTACATGGCCAAATCCGAGACAGCGCGCCAAATATTTGTGCCAACCTTGAACGCTAGGTCCAACGCCGTGATTGCAACGGCAGGCGCAAACTGTTCTTTCACCGGATCAACGATGGTGGGGCTGAACAACAGCACCGCAACCAGTACGCGCAGAGGTTCGCGTAAAAAGCGCCACATCCAACCGGTCATCTTGAACACTACCAAAAGGCAGCCAACTGCAGCGAAAGCGTAAAAGCCCCAGGCGATCAGGTAGTCGTTCTCGTTCATGACGTTCATGGTAAGCCAGGCAAAGAGGCGCTTATGATAACGGCTTTTCGTTATCCCGGCTTCCCTGACGTCAGTAATCGCTGTCGTCAAGGTAAGAACCGGCCAAGCCTTGGCCTTCCCGCGTTTTCCGGGGCCGATTGTCCTTATAGAGAGCTCAGCATGTCTTCATCCATTAATCGCTCCAACTCACCGATTGCTCGCAAGGACCAGGGCGACGATCCCTATGCTTGGCTGCAAAATCGCGACACCGAAGAGGTACTCGATTACCTCAAGGCGGAAAACGATTACCAACAGGCCGAACTTGCTGACCAGGAAGCCTTGCGCGAATCGCTGTTCCAGGAAATCAAGGCGCGCATTCTTGAAACCGATCTGTCGCTGCCCTCGCCCTGGGGGCCCTTCCTTTATTACACCCGCACCGTCCAAGGTGATGAATACGCACGCCATTACCGATGCCCACGCCCTGCCGACGATTCACTGAACATCGATGAGGGCCAGCAAGCTTTGCTGCTGGACCCTAATGTGTTGGCCGCCGGTGGCTTTTTTTCGTTGGGCACGTTCAGCATCAGCCCCGATCATCAACGGTTGGCCTACAGCCTCGATACCAGCGGCGAAGAGGTGTATCAGCTGTTTGTTAAAGAGTTGAGCACTGGTCAGGTGACAAGCCTGCCCTTCGAAGATTGCGATGGCAGCATGACGTGGGCCAACGACAGCCAGACGCTGTTCTTCGGCGAACTGGACGAAACTCATCGTCCACACAAGCTATATCGTCATCGCTTGGGCAGCAATTCGGCCGATTTAGTCTTCAACGAGCCAGACGGTCGCTTTTTTCTGCACTGTTACCGCAGCAGTTCGCAACGGCAATTGGTGCTTTCGCTTAACAGCAAAACCACGAGCGAGGCCTGGGTGCTGGACGCGGAAAAACCGGATCATGCATTTGTGTGCCTCGCACCCCGCGTCGAGGGGCACGATTATTCTCCGGACCATGGCCAAATTGATGGTGTTTGGGTGTGGCTGACTCGTAGCAATCAGGACGGTATCAACTTCGCCTTATATCAAGCCGCAGAGCAAATCAGCGGCGTGCCGTCCCGCGACCAGTGGAAAACCGTTGTGGCTCACAGCAACACGGTGATGCTTGAGGGCGTTAGCTTGAACGCTCAAGGCATGACCTTGAGCTTGCGCGAAGGCGGGTTACCGATTATCGAAGTACACCCACAAAGTCAGCCTGCTTATCGCGTGCAATTGCCCGACGCGGCCTACAGTTTGCACGTGCAGGACACGCTGGAGTTCA
The nucleotide sequence above comes from Pseudomonas sp. AB6. Encoded proteins:
- a CDS encoding DUF748 domain-containing protein, which produces MKRRYSVALWTVVGIVVLLVAVQIALPYVVRNYLNEKLADMGDYRGQVTDVDLALWRGAYKINGLDIVKVSGKVPVPFVKIPIIDLAVSWHSLWYDHAVVARVRFVNPELNFVDGGDNKEASQTGQGTDWRAQLNKLLPITLNEVRISDGKITFNNFTSTPKVKIEADKVNASFYNLTNVADAKGQREARFSGKALLMGKAPLDTAATFDPFSNFEDFDFRLRATGIELKSLNDFASAYGKFDFNAGNGDLVIQAKAVKGQLSGYIKPLLRNVEVFNWQQDVANQNKGFFRSVWEAVVGASQAVLKNQKKNQFATRVDLSGSVHNQNISAFQAFLQILHNGFIQAFNTHYDNGKNP
- a CDS encoding AAA family ATPase encodes the protein MKFEGTSAYVATDDLKLAVNAAITLERPLLVKGEPGTGKTMLAEQLAESFGARLITWHIKSTTKAHQGLYEYDAVSRLRDSQLGVDKVHDVRNYLKKGKLWEAFEAEERVILLIDEIDKADIEFPNDLLQELDKMEFYVYEIDETIKAKIRPIIIITSNNEKELPDAFLRRCFFHYIAFPDRVTLQKIVDVHYPNIKKELVSEALDVFFDVRKVPGLKKKPSTSELVDWLKLLMADNIGEAVLRERDPTKAIPPLAGALVKNEQDVQLLERLAFMSRRGNR
- a CDS encoding VWA domain-containing protein, encoding MLLNLFNEMRAAKVPVSVRELLDLINALKQRVTFADMDEFYFLARTILVKDERHFDKFDRAFGAYFNGLEKLDDHLKALIPEDWLRKEFERSLSEEERAQIQTLGGLDKLIEEFKKRLEEQKERHAGGNKWIGTGGTSPFGSGGYNPEGIRVGNAGARQGKAVKVWEQREYKNLDDSVELGTRNIKIALRRLRKFARQGAAEELDIDGTIDHTARDAGLLNIQMRPERRNTIKLLLLFDIGGSMDAHVKTCEELFSACKTEFKHLEYFYFHNFIYESVWKNNLRRSSESTATQDLLNKYGADYKVIFIGDAAMAPYEITQAGGSVEHWNEEPGYAWMQRFKEKYKKLIWINPYPKDTWAYSTSTNIVRDLIDDQMYPLTLRGLEEGMRFLAK
- a CDS encoding biotin-dependent carboxyltransferase family protein, whose translation is MSALLIETSTSLCLLQDAGRFGVRHLGVTQGGAADWVSMSWANKLLGNPLDAAVIEVTLGGLSLLAEEDCCLALAGADLDAMLDNRPLKPWRSFFMGKGQRLRFNRPIVGARAYLAAPGGFTAPAVLGSCSTVVREELGGLDGLGKPLGKGDRLSYSGAAFVLRVLPSQQIPDFGVNTLLDVVLGAQIGQFSGLSLFDAFNSDWTLDTRADRMGIRLLGPELTYLGAPMISEGIPLGALQIPPDGQPIVLLNDRQTIGGYPRLGALTPLSLARLAQCLPGSVIRLKPIVQNTAHKQHVRYLQVFSGPH
- a CDS encoding allophanate hydrolase subunit 1, which codes for MKVRIEVAAIDCLMVRLFDVIDEANMPWMLAAAARLREHFASDLIDLVPSYTTLMIHYDLTRLNPNQASELIHGALAHLAPDPHATGTHHVLPVWYDLSVGPELGLLAKRSGLNIRDVIACHSHREYQVFALGFAPGFAFMGLVEEIIAAPRLNTPRKRVAAGSVGIAERQTAAYPVVSPGGWNLIGRTPSTLFDRQREGYSLMRPGDRVSFSSIDHAEFIRLGGDDTPLTGQA
- a CDS encoding 5-oxoprolinase subunit PxpA; the encoded protein is MGRLLLNCDIGESYGAWTMGLDAEVMPFIDCANIACGFHAGDPSVMRKTVSLALSHNVTIGAHPAYPDLVGFGRRSMACSAAELEDLLHYQIGALDGICRAQGSRVQYVKPHGAMYNDMMAKPEQLRTVIQAIARYDVQLPLMLLSTRDNSTAQAVGDEFGVTLWFETFADRAYDSSGHLVSRQLPGAVHHDPETIIAQALTLAHGQPLRASDGSDLLLTSDTLCVHGDNASSVAAVKRIRQALGEHLLS
- a CDS encoding DUF2937 family protein, which produces MLRSYLRLVLFTAGLLMGVQIPGFISDYTKRVEAHLIEAQQGLKGYTDTAQHFFNGDLQALVAHYRASDDPVFRSDADSLNQLLMRNQALDQEWQAMQAPWYARAWHVATSANPDIRRETFKAYTYQVLLVPEVIAWGIVCALLLALVVESFFLLIGWVIFGGRRKTPVLERDR
- a CDS encoding class II glutamine amidotransferase gives rise to the protein MCELLGMSANVPTDIVFSFTGLMQRGGRTGPHRDGWGIAFYEGRGLRLFQDPAASSESQVAQLVQRYPIKSEVVIGHIRQANVGKVCLANTHPFARELWGRNWCFAHNGQLADFKPRATFYRPVGDTDSEAAFCDLLNRVREAFPEPVEIEQLLPSLVDACADYRNKGVFNCLLSDGDWLFCFCSTKLAHITRRAPFGPARLKDVDVIVDFQAETTANDVVTVMATEPLTENETWTRYEPGEWNLWRRGERVAHGKA
- a CDS encoding MFS transporter, with amino-acid sequence MNVMNENDYLIAWGFYAFAAVGCLLVVFKMTGWMWRFLREPLRVLVAVLLFSPTIVDPVKEQFAPAVAITALDLAFKVGTNIWRAVSDLAMYAIIAAGLYIIYILIRWPIERRRRASQPKAPTANAASLPTDDEPFAAVDDDRFARKPAAPPSASSRVRVEPRL
- a CDS encoding S9 family peptidase, which encodes MSSSINRSNSPIARKDQGDDPYAWLQNRDTEEVLDYLKAENDYQQAELADQEALRESLFQEIKARILETDLSLPSPWGPFLYYTRTVQGDEYARHYRCPRPADDSLNIDEGQQALLLDPNVLAAGGFFSLGTFSISPDHQRLAYSLDTSGEEVYQLFVKELSTGQVTSLPFEDCDGSMTWANDSQTLFFGELDETHRPHKLYRHRLGSNSADLVFNEPDGRFFLHCYRSSSQRQLVLSLNSKTTSEAWVLDAEKPDHAFVCLAPRVEGHDYSPDHGQIDGVWVWLTRSNQDGINFALYQAAEQISGVPSRDQWKTVVAHSNTVMLEGVSLNAQGMTLSLREGGLPIIEVHPQSQPAYRVQLPDAAYSLHVQDTLEFNSDKIRLRYQSLNRPSQVRQLTLASGEQLVLKETPVLGPFDPEAYVSKRLWATAADGTQVPISLVVKRELLDQATPLYLYGYGAYGESLDPWFSHSRLSLLDRGIAFAIAHVRGGGELGEAWYRSGKQEHKQNTFGDFIACAEHLIDNGLTSAEQLMISGGSAGGLLIGAVLNQRPELFKAAIAEVPFVDVLNTMLDPDLPLTVTEYDEWGNPQDADVYARIKGYAPYENIRAQCYPATLVIAGYNDSRVQYWEAAKWVAKLRATKTDDNLLLLKTELDAGHGGMSGRYQGLRDVALEYAFLFKVLGRLE